The Bacillus sp. Y1 genome has a window encoding:
- the sufU gene encoding Fe-S cluster assembly sulfur transfer protein SufU: MSSNHLDTLYRQVIMDHYKNPRNKGVLENDSLTINMNNPTCGDRIQLTLKLDEGVVKDAKFEGEGCSISMSSASMMTQAIKGKKLEEALKLSDVFSQMMQGKEYDDSLDLGDIEALQGVSKFPARIKCATLAWKAMEKGIKEEQ; this comes from the coding sequence ATGTCTTCTAATCATTTAGATACCCTCTATAGACAGGTAATTATGGATCATTATAAAAACCCTCGTAATAAAGGGGTTTTAGAAAACGATAGCCTAACCATCAATATGAATAATCCAACATGTGGAGACCGGATTCAGCTTACACTTAAGCTCGACGAAGGTGTCGTGAAGGATGCAAAATTTGAAGGGGAAGGCTGTTCAATCTCTATGTCATCTGCATCTATGATGACGCAGGCCATCAAAGGGAAAAAGCTTGAAGAAGCATTAAAGTTATCTGATGTGTTTTCTCAAATGATGCAAGGCAAGGAATACGATGATAGCCTAGACTTAGGTGATATAGAAGCATTACAAGGTGTTTCCAAGTTTCCAGCGCGAATTAAGTGTGCGACTCTAGCGTGGAAAGCAATGGAAAAGGGCATTAAAGAAGAACAATAA
- the sufB gene encoding Fe-S cluster assembly protein SufB, with the protein MAKKAPEIGDYKYGFADKDVSIFRSKRGLTREIVEEISKMKQEPQWMLDFRLKSLEHFYNMPMPQWGGDLAALNFDEITYYVKPSEKTERSWDEVPEEIKQTFDKLGIPEAEQKYLAGVSAQYESEVVYHNMQEDLENLGIVFKDTDSALRENEDIFREHWAKVIPPTDNKFAALNSAVWSGGSFIYVPKGVKVETPLQAYFRINSENMGQFERTLIIVDEGAHVHYVEGCTAPVYTTNSLHSAVVEIIIKKDAYCRYTTIQNWANNVFNLVTKRAVCEANATMEWIDGNIGSKLTMKYPAVILKGEGARGMTLSIALAGKGQHQDAGAKMIHLAPNTSSTIVSKSISKQGGKVTYRGIVHFGRKADGARANIECDTLIMDNQSTSDTIPYNEILNDNISLEHEAKVSKVSEEQLFYLMSRGISEEEATEMIVMGFIEPFTKELPMEYAVEMNRLIKFEMEGSIG; encoded by the coding sequence ATGGCTAAAAAAGCGCCTGAAATCGGTGATTACAAATATGGCTTTGCCGATAAAGATGTGTCTATCTTCCGCTCGAAGCGTGGATTAACACGTGAAATCGTGGAAGAAATCTCAAAAATGAAGCAAGAGCCACAATGGATGCTTGATTTCCGTTTGAAATCACTTGAGCATTTTTACAATATGCCAATGCCACAATGGGGTGGAGATTTAGCGGCATTAAATTTTGATGAAATTACGTACTACGTAAAACCTTCTGAAAAGACAGAACGTTCTTGGGATGAAGTTCCTGAAGAAATTAAACAAACATTTGATAAGCTTGGTATTCCAGAAGCTGAACAAAAATACTTAGCAGGTGTATCTGCTCAGTACGAATCTGAGGTTGTATATCACAACATGCAGGAAGATCTAGAAAACCTAGGAATTGTGTTTAAGGACACGGATTCTGCACTTCGTGAAAATGAAGACATTTTCCGTGAGCACTGGGCAAAAGTTATTCCTCCAACAGATAACAAATTTGCTGCATTAAACTCTGCTGTATGGTCAGGTGGATCTTTCATCTATGTACCTAAAGGTGTAAAGGTAGAAACTCCACTTCAAGCATATTTCCGTATCAACTCTGAAAACATGGGGCAGTTCGAGCGTACGCTTATCATTGTTGATGAAGGCGCACATGTACACTATGTAGAAGGTTGTACAGCACCTGTTTACACAACAAACTCCCTTCATAGTGCCGTTGTTGAAATCATTATCAAGAAAGATGCTTACTGCCGTTATACAACGATTCAAAACTGGGCAAACAACGTGTTTAACCTGGTTACGAAGCGTGCGGTTTGTGAAGCAAACGCAACAATGGAATGGATCGATGGAAATATCGGATCTAAGCTGACTATGAAATACCCAGCGGTAATCCTTAAAGGCGAAGGGGCTCGTGGAATGACCTTATCAATCGCACTAGCTGGTAAAGGTCAACACCAAGATGCTGGAGCGAAGATGATTCACTTAGCTCCTAACACGTCTTCTACCATTGTTTCAAAGTCGATTTCGAAGCAAGGTGGAAAAGTAACGTACCGTGGGATCGTTCATTTTGGACGTAAAGCAGACGGAGCACGTGCGAACATTGAGTGTGACACGCTGATCATGGATAATCAGTCTACTTCAGATACCATTCCTTACAACGAAATCTTAAACGACAACATCTCTTTAGAGCATGAAGCGAAGGTTTCAAAGGTTTCTGAGGAGCAATTGTTCTATCTAATGAGCC